The Cytobacillus sp. NJ13 sequence CAGGGCTGAAGCTTGACTACTGGGCCTTGTTCACGAGTCCGCTGACATGGAGCATCGTTGTACTGAGTATTGCAGCAGTATTATATATATCAGCAGTATTCCTGACGTGGTATGCCAATAAAGCAAACGATGAACCGGCCACAGAGCTGCTTAGAAAATACGCTCTTATATGGGCGGTGCCTGCTATCGTAACAGCGACAGGCATTATTGTTGAACTGCGGGATCACAATCCTGAGCATTTCAGCAGATTAATGGACCTATGGTGGCTGTTCGGCATCTCATTCATCCTGTTTGCCGGGACTGTTTATCTAATATGGAAGCGTAAATTGTACGGACTCGCATTTGGGCTCTTGGCAGGACAATTCCTAGTGGCGTTCTTTGCCTACGGAATCTCGCATTATCCGTACCTGCTTTATCCATACCTGACCATTTATGACGGTTTTACAAACGAAGCTATGGCCATTGCTCTCATTATTGCCTTCATAGCAGGACTGGGATTGCTCTTGCCGTCCCTTTATCTGCTTCTCAGGCTGTTCCTATTCAATAAAGACTATGTTCAGGGAAAGCGGGACGATCATGCATAGGAGGGAAAAATCATGGCTGAATTTGTGATGTTTTATGCGCCGTTTATTGTGATCATTGCTTCCGTTGGTGCGGCTTTTTGGCTGGCGGGGAAGGATGAAAGAGTGGAGGAATAACAAGTTAATGAGATAAAAAAAGCTGCATAGCCTATTTTAGGCCTTACAGCTTTTTAGTTTATGGAGAATAGGGGGTTCGGACCCCTGATCTGACCTCCACGCTGCCAGAAGAAATCGTTGGTTAACTCTTTTATAAGTAGCTTAATTGTTTCTGCCAAATTTATAATTGGTAAGTGAAATCTGGAATAGGGAAATCCCGCTGTAAAATTCTATAATAAAAGGAATAAACCGGTAATATCCTTCGGTTATCCCTCCAAAATGAAATTAGCACTACTAAATCATTTTGATTGGTACAAAAATAATACTTGTTAAGAAGAGAAACAATAGGGATTTATTCAGTAGACTTCACACCAAAGGAAAAAACTTAATGGTACAAATTCTTATCTGGAAACATTTAAAGAAGAATTAAAATATAGTCAAAGTAAAGCTCCCGCAATAATAGCGGGAGCTTTCTCTTTGTAAAAAAATTTCAATCATAGGACTAATTAAAGTAAAGATGCTGTCTAAAAAACCTTAGAACAATCGCATTAAGCTTTTAATTAATCTATCTTTGCAGAGCGTGAAAATCTCGTATAGGCGAAAAACAGTGCAACAACTACAGTTAATAGTAATATTATTAAGAAGGATCCGAATACTAAATCTTTAGGGAGGAGCACTGATAATAACATGACTATTCCACTAATAAATAATGTGTATGCAATTGGTCTAGAAACTTCATTCCATAAATTGTAAGTGGCGTTTTGTAATGAATTCGTTCCGGTTAATGACTCAAGCTTAAATCGCGGAAGAGTATTTCCTATAATGACAAATACTATGCCTACAATTATTGGTAGAAGAAGGAGCATATTAAAATTGTTTCCTAAGCCTACATAAATTAAAGCACAATGAAGGATTAACAGTACACTGTTAAGAACCAAAGAGACTGTTCCTAAACTCTTATCCAGCCGTCTGACAACCTCTGAATGCCATCGGAATTGAGTCACAATAAAAAGGGAGAGACTGCTGATGATCATGGTGACAGGAATTATAAATAAGATTATGCTTTTTGGAGCAAATTCAGTAGGAGTTCCATTCAAGTTAGCAAATTTGCTAGGAAGTACACTTGGAAGATCTTTATTAAAATAAAAACTGATCCCAAAAGCTATTACTACTATTAACCAAGCAATGATTTTCCTTATCATTTATTCCGCTCCTTTATCTTGCTTAAATTGAATTGCCCATTTCATAATATCCTGTAAAACACTTGTATTTAGAGAATAATAAACATATTGTCCCTTCTTATGCGAATATACGAGCTCTGAATTTTTTAAAATATTCAAATGCTGTGAGACTCCAGGTTTGCTCATATTAAAATGATTAGCTATTTCGCCAGAAGTTAAATCTCCATCTTTTAAAAGATCCAAGATTTTTCTTCTGTTATCATCTGAAAGGGCTTTAAATAATTCACCTATTGCCACAATTTTTGTTCCTCCTTTTGTATAAGGTTATTAAATAATTAAGTAAATACTTAATTGTAGTATACAGATAAATGTTACTATCTGTCAATTAGTTCCATGAAGTAAATTTAGCTGTTATTCGACAATTAACAATAATTAACACATTAAAGATACTGGAAAATAAAGATAAAAAAACGATCAATTTAATTGACCGTCGTTAGTTATAAAATTTTAAATTATATCTTTTAAGAAGGAGTTGGGATCATCAGGAAATAGCTCATGTCCATTAGCATGCAGGTTCAGAGTGGAATCCCCACTTGTGTTATTATTAACAAATTCGTCGAGGATCCTGTTATTTTCTTCAGGAAAAATTTCATGTGAAGGATTAATCTTCAGGTGTAAGAGCGGTGTGAGGACACTCTCTTCAGGGAATATTTCATGTGCTAAGTGTTTATTGCTAAGAAACTTGGCCTGTGTAATATTAGTTTCGCTGTAACCAGCAAATCCTTGAATTAGTGAGAATATTACTAGAACCGATAAGTAAATAAACTTATTTTTCATCTTAAAAACTCTCCTTACATTAATTTTTTTTGTGCAGAGAAGGCAATCTTATATAATTTAGCCGCTTCCTTATATTGGAAGTTAGCTTCTAAACTGTTTGCCATTATTTCTGCATATTCCATAACATACTTCCATTGATTCAGATCACAAAAAAAGGGAATTACCTCTTCCTTTATGTACTGCTTGTTTTGAAAAAGTGAATCAGTATTTGACAGCTCTAGCATATTGAAGTGGTGGATATATTCTTTATTATCTGTAATTAACTCTCTTCCTTTTTTTATCATTCCTTTCATTTTTTTTAACTGATTGATGTATTTATATTCTCGGGCCAGACAAAAGTAGGTTGTGACAAGCCTATTAATATTTTTTGCAGAACCATATTTTAAGCTTTTCTCATAGTAAGCAATGGCTTCAAGATGCTTATCCTGAAGGCTGTAGAGATAACCCAAATTATGATGAATAATTTGAGTATAACTATCATGATTAATTGCCTCTGCAATTTTAATAGCCCTTTGGTAATATTCTGTTGCTTTTCTGTAACTTTTTGTCCTGCCTTCGTTAATACCCAAAATAACGTAAAGCTTGATTTGTTGTAGGTAATCTAAAGATTGATCAGCAATTTCTAGGCTCTTTAAAGCAAATTCTTTCGTTTTATGTGTTTTGTAAAGTTTTCCATAACACAAGGAAAGATAATAAAAAATATCACCTAATTCATAATTAAATGAATCTGTTGGTCTTGTTAAATTCTGCAGCTTCTCAAGTGAAATTAGCAGCTGCTCTTCTGCATGGCAGTATTGTTTTTGAACATAATAACAAACTCCTGAAAGGTAGCAAAAATAGAATAATAAATCATCTGACATAGCAGTCTGGTACTTTTTTAAATCTTTTATTTGAAAATCAAGAGCATTATAGTCTTCGAGCTTAATGAAATACTTTATACTGAATAATTTAAATTTAAGAGCTGGGTATGTGGCCAGGATAGAATTAAATAATTTATTCATCTCTTCAAATTGCTCTTTCAATATGTTCTTTTCAGCATTTCCCTGTAGTAACTCATACCAATTCTCAATTTTTTTGTTTAATTCACTCTCATCCATATTTTTTATTAAATTTACTGAAATCTTCATTTTATCGCACAGCAATCTGAGTATTTCCTCGCTTGGATCCATGTTGTTATTTTCCACTTTACTGAGATATGAAGGTGAACAAATCCCCTTGCAGAGCTCTTCTTGAGTGAGGCTTGAATTGATTCTGTAATACTTAATTCGACTGCCAATCATCATTATTCCTCCTTTTTCGACTTGAGAAAGTTAGAGAATAAAATGTCTGTATCTCTCTGCTAAATAATGTAATTTTCTCAATAGGATATAAATAGTGAGTATGATAATTTAAGACTATGAACATGGTGCTAACAGGAGAAAAAATACCTATACCTAATGTTCTCCGTATCTTTGGTTCAGGGAGGTGTTGTATGTATAAAAAAAAGTCTCATCTTCTTTCTATATGTGCGTTTTTCTCAGTTACAACGTTTATTTTCTGGCAAAATAAAAGTCACTCTGAAAAGAAATATATAAGTATGAAATGCCGAAGATTCTGAATTTAGCAAAGATAAAATAGCACTAAACTGGTATATATATACTAATTTCTATGATTACTTTAAAAGTTTATGGCACAAAAATATGGTTTGTTTTAATAGGTATAAGAATCCTTTTTTTTCATATTATGTAAAAAAATCCTACTTATATTATAAGTGTTTTGTCACATTATGTAAGGGATTTATTCGTGAAATTTCCGTAAATTTTTCATAGGAATTTTATACTAATAATTTAACAAATCAATTTGAACTTATAAGGAGATGCTAATTGTGTTATCTGGAAAAAAAATACTTGTCACTGGAGGTAGCCGAGGAATTGGGCGGGCAGTCATTATATCTCTTATAAATGCTGGAGCTAAAGTTGTATCCACATACAAGAGCAACCATAGTTTAGCTGATCAGTTATGCAAAGAGGCCAACACAGAATCACAGAGATTGTTTATGATACCTGCAGATGCAGAAGACTATGAAAAAGCTCAGGAAACTGTTAAGCAAGCCAAAAGCTTATTAGGAGGATTAGACGGGATAGTCATTAATGCCGGCATCACAAGAGATAATCTTTTGTGGTCAATGCCAGAGAATGATTGGGATGACGTGGTTGCTACCAACCTAAAAGGCACTTTTAATTATGCCAGGGCAGCGGCATTTGGATTTGTAAAACAAAAAGCTGGAAGCATTGTTTGCGTAAGTTCTGTAAGCGGAATGATGGGTGTTCCTGGGCAAACCAACTACTCAGCAACAAAGGCAGGACAAATCGGATTTGTAAAATCTTTCGCTAAAGAAGTCGGAAAATTCGGAGTAAATGTAAATGCAGTTGCGCCAGGATTTGTTATGACTGATATGTGGGATGCTTTAGGAGATAAAAAGCAGGAGCAGGTGCTTCATAGTATTCCCTTAGGCAGGCCTGCTTCTTCGGAGGAAGTAGCTGAAGCCATTAAGTTTTTATTATCAGGGAATGCAAGCTATATTACAGGCCAAACACTTGTGGTTGATGGCGGACTAAGTGCTTAAGCAATAATTTAATAAATTTATATTATAGTAGGGGGAATAATTAATGGAGAAGAACCTAAAACAGGAATTAAGAATGATTGTGGCAGAACTGATTGAAATTGATGATTTTCAGGATGACGAAGACTTCATTGTAGATTTGGGACTTGATTCTATGATGTCAATTGAGATAGTTGCCCAAATTGAGCAAAAATATAAAATTGATATTTCTGAGGAGTATCTAGGTCAATTTCAGACATTAAACGATGTTGAGAGTATTGTAAGGCATTTGATTGAAGAACAAAGACAATCAGTCTCTGCAGGCAGCGGAGTGGAATGATGAGAAAACGGATTGTGATTACGGGTATAGGCGTGCTATCTCCAATTGGATCAGGACGCCATGAATTTTGGGATGCCTTGGTCAGTGGGAAGATTGGAACATCAGAAATTACGGCATTTGATACTTCCATTTTTAAAGTGAATCGAGGTGGCGAGATTAAAAATTTCAAGCCAGAAGATTACTATTCTTCCTCTCATTTTAAGAAAGCGGGAAGAACAACCCAATTAGCTGTTGCAGCTGCAAAAATGGCGTATCAAGATGCAGGATTGGAGCATGCAGGATACCATCCTGAAAATATAGGTGTCTGCATTGGAACTACAATGGGGAATACAGGAATTTTGGAATCTGCGACTGACGCATATCTTGAGAAAGAAGCTGGTCTAGTTTCAGATGCCCTCATTAGTCATTTTCCGAATTCCTACATATCAGGTGCTGTGGGGGAGGAATTGAATTTAGAAGGTCCCTGTTTAACGATTCCCACTGCTTGTGCTGCAGGAAACTATGCAATCACTTATGGAAGAGATTTAATTGAGGATGGGGATGTTGAAATAGCCCTAGTGGGAGGATCGGATGGTCTTTCCAGAGCATGTTATACCACATTTCACCGATTAGGAGCAATTGCCCCTGAAATCTGTCAGCCTTTTGATAAAGATCGCAAAGGAATGATGGTAAGCGAGGGTTCAGCTGTAATTGTACTTGAAGAAAGAGATCGGGCTCTTGCGAGAGGTGCAACGATTTATGCTGAGCTGCTCGGATGTGGTTTATCTTGTGATGCTCATCACCCAACCGCCCCGCATCCCAAAGGTTTAGGCGCAATATCTGCAATGGAAAAAACATTATTGGATGCTGGTGTGGCAAAAGAATCTATTTCTTACATTAGCGCTCATGGAACGGGCACTAAAGCCAACGATACCATAGAGTCTATTGCCATAAGAGAGGTTTTTGGTGAAGCGGCTGATCGTATACCGGTAAGCTCCATCAAGTCAATGCTTGGTCATACCATGGGGGCAGCTAGTGCAATTGAGGCTGTTACATGTGCTCTTGCAATTCATAATAATCTCATACCTCCGACAATGAATTTTAATGAACATGATTCTGATTGTATAAAAAATGTTGTTCCTAATAAATCCATACAACAAGAAGTAAGGTACACATTAAGTAATTCTTTTGCATTTGGTGGAAATATCTCAACAATTTTAATGGGGGCAGTCAAGAATGCAGGATAATCAGGAATCTATTGTTATTACAGGAATTGGAGTCATTTCTCCGCTTGGTATGGATCCTGATTCTCTTTGGCTAGCTTTGGAAGAAGGCAAATCTTGCCGTAGCATTGCCGATATTGAGGATAATTTCGGTAATAAATACTCATTCTGGACAAATAGAATGAGAGATTGGGATCCTCAAGATTTATTAGGCAATCGGGGTCTTCAATATCTACAGCCAAGTACACAGTACTTGATTGGTGCCTCCATCCAGGCCTTGCGAAGTGCCGGTTTAATTGTGGAAGATTTGGAACCGGAAGAATTAGGAGTGGTGATTGGGAGTAATTTTGCAGGGATGAAAATGACTTGGGAATATGATTACACAGCAAGAACGAGGGGACCAAAATATGTTAGTCCAATGCAGGCTCCAAATACGCTTGTGAATTCTCCCGCTTCTCATCTTGCGTTAAAAATAAAGTCAAGGGCTTGTAATACTACAGTTTCATCGGGTCAATGTGCCGGATTGGATGCAATTGGTTATGGAATAAAAATACTGCAGAAAAATCAGGCAAAGTATGTGCTAGTAGGGGGAACAGAAGAGATCAATCCAGCTATTTCATGGTATTACAAGAACTCAGGATTTCTGGGTGAAGATTTAAATAAGCCAATGGGATCCCCATACGATCAAGGGAGCGGCGGAATTGTACCGGGGGAAGGAGCTGCAGTTTTAATCATGGAACGTTTTTCAGATGCCAGACAGAGGAATGCACCTATGTTGGCTGAAGTCAGCTCCTGGTCCAGTGCATTCTCCAAGAAAGATAAATCAGGGCAGAGATTCGGATTAGAAAAGGCCATAACGAAAGCTCTTAAAAAAAGCGGAAACAAAGCTGAAGATGTAAAATTAATTCTTTCTGGAGCCAATGGCCTGCCTTCTTTAGATTTCACTGAACAGGCTGCAATTGAAAAAGTGTTTTCAAATGAAAGGGTACCAATTAGATGCATAAAGAGCATGACTGGTGAATTAAGTGGAGCAAACGGTCTTTTTCAGATGGCAGCAGCTGCTGGTGTGTTAAATAGGTGCAAGCTTCCCAGAAGGTGTTCGGCAGGATTGCAAGATGAAAACCTATTGCATAAAGAGGAGTCGCCTTGGGAGGTACCTTCGACTGATGAATGTGTTCTGCTTATTGAACAGGACTTTTTTGGCTCTTCAAGTGCAGTGGTTGTAAAGGGTGTTTAACTTCTTCACCCTTTATTTTTATGTGAGGTGACTAAAATGAGAAATGAGTATCTATTTGATGAAATTAAAAAGTTATTGCCCCAGGATTATCCCTTCATTTTTATTGATAGAGTTCAGGAGGTAAGTCCAGGAGAAAAAATTGTATGCAGAAAGAATGTTTCAGGTAATGAGTGGATAGTTCCAGGGCATTTTCCTGACAAATCTATCTTTCCGGGTGTATTGCTGGTTGAAGCCATGGCTCAGGCGAGCATTTTATTATTCAAATTGAGTCAGGATGGGAATGAAACTGGGATGTCTTTTTTGTTATCGTCAGTAAAGTCTCGCTTTCTTGAAACTGTTATTCCGGGAGATCAAATAGAATTTACGTGTGAAGTGATTAAGATGTTCGAGTCGGCGGGCATAGTAAAAGCTATAGCGATGGTAGAAGGCAAACTTGTATCTAAAGCTGAATTGACTTTTGCCGTTCAACGCTAAAACATAATAAATCAATTGTAGGAGAGGGGAGGAGAAAGTGATGAAAGTAAAAAATTTGCTTCAATTACTAGAGCTTAACCTTGAAGACGAAACACGGGGAGTTACCTTTATCAGCAATAAGCAAGACCAACATATTACATATAATGAACTC is a genomic window containing:
- a CDS encoding cytochrome d ubiquinol oxidase subunit II, with translation MTLEIIGISVLWLFLFGYVIVASIDFGAGFFNAYSLFRGKQHILTRIIQRYLSPVWEVTNVFLVFFFVGIVGFFPKTAYYYGTVLLVPASIAVVLLAIRGSYYAFTTYGGLRQKKWTYLYGLSGLFIPASLSIVLTISEGGFVSETSSGLKLDYWALFTSPLTWSIVVLSIAAVLYISAVFLTWYANKANDEPATELLRKYALIWAVPAIVTATGIIVELRDHNPEHFSRLMDLWWLFGISFILFAGTVYLIWKRKLYGLAFGLLAGQFLVAFFAYGISHYPYLLYPYLTIYDGFTNEAMAIALIIAFIAGLGLLLPSLYLLLRLFLFNKDYVQGKRDDHA
- a CDS encoding DUF1648 domain-containing protein; amino-acid sequence: MIRKIIAWLIVVIAFGISFYFNKDLPSVLPSKFANLNGTPTEFAPKSIILFIIPVTMIISSLSLFIVTQFRWHSEVVRRLDKSLGTVSLVLNSVLLILHCALIYVGLGNNFNMLLLLPIIVGIVFVIIGNTLPRFKLESLTGTNSLQNATYNLWNEVSRPIAYTLFISGIVMLLSVLLPKDLVFGSFLIILLLTVVVALFFAYTRFSRSAKID
- a CDS encoding autorepressor SdpR family transcription factor — protein: MGELFKALSDDNRRKILDLLKDGDLTSGEIANHFNMSKPGVSQHLNILKNSELVYSHKKGQYVYYSLNTSVLQDIMKWAIQFKQDKGAE
- a CDS encoding helix-turn-helix transcriptional regulator, coding for MMIGSRIKYYRINSSLTQEELCKGICSPSYLSKVENNNMDPSEEILRLLCDKMKISVNLIKNMDESELNKKIENWYELLQGNAEKNILKEQFEEMNKLFNSILATYPALKFKLFSIKYFIKLEDYNALDFQIKDLKKYQTAMSDDLLFYFCYLSGVCYYVQKQYCHAEEQLLISLEKLQNLTRPTDSFNYELGDIFYYLSLCYGKLYKTHKTKEFALKSLEIADQSLDYLQQIKLYVILGINEGRTKSYRKATEYYQRAIKIAEAINHDSYTQIIHHNLGYLYSLQDKHLEAIAYYEKSLKYGSAKNINRLVTTYFCLAREYKYINQLKKMKGMIKKGRELITDNKEYIHHFNMLELSNTDSLFQNKQYIKEEVIPFFCDLNQWKYVMEYAEIMANSLEANFQYKEAAKLYKIAFSAQKKLM
- the fabG gene encoding 3-oxoacyl-ACP reductase FabG translates to MLSGKKILVTGGSRGIGRAVIISLINAGAKVVSTYKSNHSLADQLCKEANTESQRLFMIPADAEDYEKAQETVKQAKSLLGGLDGIVINAGITRDNLLWSMPENDWDDVVATNLKGTFNYARAAAFGFVKQKAGSIVCVSSVSGMMGVPGQTNYSATKAGQIGFVKSFAKEVGKFGVNVNAVAPGFVMTDMWDALGDKKQEQVLHSIPLGRPASSEEVAEAIKFLLSGNASYITGQTLVVDGGLSA
- a CDS encoding acyl carrier protein, with translation MEKNLKQELRMIVAELIEIDDFQDDEDFIVDLGLDSMMSIEIVAQIEQKYKIDISEEYLGQFQTLNDVESIVRHLIEEQRQSVSAGSGVE
- a CDS encoding beta-ketoacyl-[acyl-carrier-protein] synthase family protein: MMRKRIVITGIGVLSPIGSGRHEFWDALVSGKIGTSEITAFDTSIFKVNRGGEIKNFKPEDYYSSSHFKKAGRTTQLAVAAAKMAYQDAGLEHAGYHPENIGVCIGTTMGNTGILESATDAYLEKEAGLVSDALISHFPNSYISGAVGEELNLEGPCLTIPTACAAGNYAITYGRDLIEDGDVEIALVGGSDGLSRACYTTFHRLGAIAPEICQPFDKDRKGMMVSEGSAVIVLEERDRALARGATIYAELLGCGLSCDAHHPTAPHPKGLGAISAMEKTLLDAGVAKESISYISAHGTGTKANDTIESIAIREVFGEAADRIPVSSIKSMLGHTMGAASAIEAVTCALAIHNNLIPPTMNFNEHDSDCIKNVVPNKSIQQEVRYTLSNSFAFGGNISTILMGAVKNAG
- a CDS encoding beta-ketoacyl synthase N-terminal-like domain-containing protein, with product MQDNQESIVITGIGVISPLGMDPDSLWLALEEGKSCRSIADIEDNFGNKYSFWTNRMRDWDPQDLLGNRGLQYLQPSTQYLIGASIQALRSAGLIVEDLEPEELGVVIGSNFAGMKMTWEYDYTARTRGPKYVSPMQAPNTLVNSPASHLALKIKSRACNTTVSSGQCAGLDAIGYGIKILQKNQAKYVLVGGTEEINPAISWYYKNSGFLGEDLNKPMGSPYDQGSGGIVPGEGAAVLIMERFSDARQRNAPMLAEVSSWSSAFSKKDKSGQRFGLEKAITKALKKSGNKAEDVKLILSGANGLPSLDFTEQAAIEKVFSNERVPIRCIKSMTGELSGANGLFQMAAAAGVLNRCKLPRRCSAGLQDENLLHKEESPWEVPSTDECVLLIEQDFFGSSSAVVVKGV
- the fabZ gene encoding 3-hydroxyacyl-ACP dehydratase FabZ, translating into MRNEYLFDEIKKLLPQDYPFIFIDRVQEVSPGEKIVCRKNVSGNEWIVPGHFPDKSIFPGVLLVEAMAQASILLFKLSQDGNETGMSFLLSSVKSRFLETVIPGDQIEFTCEVIKMFESAGIVKAIAMVEGKLVSKAELTFAVQR